The following proteins are encoded in a genomic region of Zea mays cultivar B73 chromosome 9, Zm-B73-REFERENCE-NAM-5.0, whole genome shotgun sequence:
- the LOC100279903 gene encoding uncharacterized protein LOC100279903 has protein sequence MKKEVEEVEGHGYGAATPMTPPPSSLGLPSPSVSTLTSAAAARVLARPMPASVPSLRAPSPFVRAMRTRVDPPPPQPLTAPPLLRPRPVLPPPPIPEKQRRGRPRNCDRLLPPPPGFHLAPSARAPLPARGQPSSRGHPFRGQFGGLQLHVLKIHVGEDIVSKIVQVSKITGKAVCVLSVFGAVQDCYLLHSAVILNHKGPLEIIHVFGSILTSDSPGFGCLSATLACGDCSLVGGIAVGPLIAATPVQAIVGSFHNDAFQANKKPKLVACYPSSHVTAGTGGMCCVNSKITIGSLRKHDTSSWFPIGNGSTTHSNSQVTVDDGSTNHPNSQVTVGSGNTHHPNSQVTIDSRSMCCLSFEAGIGSWSKDDPSSWFPIGTGSTDHSNFQVTVGTGSTQYPSSQVPTGIGSAYQSDFHVTLGDRSASIPDSQATVHYGIKHQPNSCVSVGNGSTGSVNSQDIVGHGSTYNPESLPAIGDGSMHNTNFEVVVGVGSTDKGNSQDTLVDGNLNRPSSMVSVDNGSSCYPNCKDAVGDTCAPSSEGSNPEYASCTVVVEQSRLSRDRCESLASDGFLT, from the exons atgaagaaggaagTAGAAGAGGTGGAGGGCCACGGTTATGGCGCCGCCACTCCCATgacgccgccgccgtcgtcgctCGGTCTTCCTTCCCCCTCGGTCTCGACATTGACCTCCGCCGCTGCCGCTAGGGTTTTGGCGCGGCCAATGCCCGCCTCGGTCCCAAGCTTGCGGGCGCCTTCCCCCTTCGTGCGGGCCATGCGCACCCGCGTTGATCCGCCGCCGCCACAGCCGCTCACGGCCCCTCCTCTTCTTCGTCCTCGTCCGGTGCTACCGCCGCCGCCGATACCAGAGAAGCAGCGGCGGGGGCGCCCGCGCAACTGCGACCGACTCCTCCCGCCGCCGCCGGGCTTCCACCTTGCTCCGTCCGCACGGGCACCGCTGCCTGCCCGCGGCCAACCTTCATCTA GGGGGCATCCCTTTCGCGGTCAATTCGGTGGGCTCCAGTTGCACGTGCTCAAAATACATGTGGGAGAG GATATCGTATCAAAGATTGTGCAGGTCTCGAAAATAACTGGGAAGGCTGTCTGTGTTCTCTCAGTGTTTGGGGCCGTTCAGGATTGCTATCTGCTCCACTCTGCTGTCATCTTAAATCACAAG GGTCCTTTAGAAATCATTCATGTGTTTGGATCCATTTTGACATCTGATAGTCCTGGATTTGGGTGCTTATCTGCGACTCTTGCTTGTGGTGATTGTTCTCTTGTCGGTGGCATTGCAGTTGGACCTCTCATAGCTGCAACACCGGTGCAG GCAATTGTTGGGAGCTTCCACAATGATGCTTTCCAGGCAAACAAGAAACCTAAGCTCGTTGCATGTTACCCCAGTTCTCATGTTACCGCTGGCACTGGGGGCATGTGTTGCGTCAATTCTAAGATTACCATTGGCAGTTTGAGAAAACATGATACCAGTTCTTGGTTTCCCATTGGCAATGGAAGCACAACTCATTCCAATTCTCAAGTTACTGTTGATGATGGAAGCACAAATCACCCCAATTCTCAGGTTACTGTTGGCAGTGGAAACACACATCATCCTAATTCACAGGTGACCATTGACAGTAGGAGCATGTGTTGCCTCAGTTTTGAGGCTGGCATTGGTAGTTGGAGTAAAGATGATCCAAGTTCTTGGTTTCCCATTGGCACTGGGAGTACAGATCACTCCAATTTTCAAGTTACTGTTGGCACTGGGAGCACACAATACCCCAGCTCCCAGGTTCCCACTGGCATTGGGAGTGCATATCAATCTGATTTTCATGTCACATTGGGTGACAGAAGCGCAAGTATCCCCGATTCTCAGGCTACTGTTCACTATGGGATTAAACATCAACCCAATTCCTGTGTCAGTGTTGGCAACGGGAGCACAGGTAGCGTCAATTCTCAGGATATTGTTGGACACGGAAGCACATATAACCCTGAATCTCTGCCTGCCATTGGCGACGGGAGCATGCATAACACCAATTTTGAGGTCGTGGTAGGAGTTGGGAGCACAGACAAGGGCAATTCACAGGACACCCTTGTTGATGGGAACCTGAATCGCCCCAGTTCTATGGTTTCTGTTGACAACGGAAGCTCCTGTTACCCCAATTGTAAGGATGCTGTTGGCGATACGTGTGCTCCATCCTCTGAAGGCTCTAATCCAGAATATGCATCCTGCACTGTAGTAGTGGAACAGAGTAGATTGAGCAGAGACAGATGTGAATCTCTCGCAAGTGATGGCTTCTTAACGTAG
- the LOC103639626 gene encoding uncharacterized protein isoform X1 translates to MEKLDPNDMTIRAGPGKELKITKDTVHLILGLPNAGGGTALGIDEAVVANNLRAELGLSKEDFGVTALQDRLRKGSDDDLSIRCFFLILFNRLLFPTASWGITNHEVLLTEQMDRFHQIDWCQLIFNDLCQAAKKWHNRSVTNVSTTIYGCSIVILLYYLDHLHDSAAPLNKRGTPRIKYFDRNIIQALTRADKGKIRKGEEAFGHCSFRSSSETCYTDVPPVHAQFKHKTRTNAFDVPRPDPSGQHSIHIELPLIRDLISSKLNQLPSRHRMGFIEKLSHFDAEVGKACSVIKQNLQQIVEKQFNLSDVFGELIDEVLRAEAGDNEDAYDVQKTTSKSDDILPQTAEGCTCPAPPTVPDMSTPVSQLDTQFTDTQVHELLLRQQHIRVLLESCPDEADIDLLVHTNITKQNKTPTTSVVMFLQSLYFSF, encoded by the exons ATGGAAAAGCTCGACCCCAATGACATGACAATTCGAGCTGGCCCTGGAAAGGAGCTGAAAATAACAAAGGATACGGTGCACCTAATTTTGGGTTTACCGAATGCTGGGGGAGGAACTGCATTGGGCATCGATGAAGCTGTTGTTGCCAACAATTTGAGAGCTGAACTTGGGCTATCGAAAGAAGATTTTGGGGTTACAGCTCTACAAGATCGTTTGAGGAAAGGTTCTGACGATGATTTAAGCATCAGATGCTTTTTCTTGATATTGTTCAATAGGTTGTTGTTCCCTACTGCCAGCTGGGGAATAACGAACCATGAGGTTCTTTTAACCGAGCAGATGGATCGTTTCCACCAGATTGACTGGTGTCAGCTTATTTTCAATGATTTATGCCAAGCTGCCAAGAAGTGGCATAACAGGAGCGTTACGAACGTTTCTACAACCATCTATGGATGTTCCATCGTTATTCTT ctgtattatttggatcatttGCATGACTCAGCGGCACCCCTGAACAAACGTGGAACACCACGAATCAAATACTTTGATAGGAATATTATTCAAGCCCTGACAAGAGCTGACAAGGGCAAGATACGCAAAGGAGAAGAAGCATTTGGACATTGCTCG TTCCGAAGCTCCTCAGAGACCTGCTACACAGATGTACCACCCGTTCATGCACAATTCAAG CATAAGACCAGGACCAACGCTTTTGATGTTCCTCGTCCTGACCCATCTGGACAGCACTCAATTCACATCGAACTCCCGCTCATCAGGGATTTGATATCAAGCAAGCTTAATCAGCTTCCATCCCGCCACCGCATGGGTTTCATAGAGAAGCTGTCACATTTTGATGCGGAGGTTGGTAAGGCGTGTTCAGTTATTAAACAGAATCTTCAGCAGAttgttgagaaacaattcaatctATCTGATGTTTTTGGCGAGTTAATTGATGAGGTCCTCCGTGCCGAGGCGGGTGACAACGAAGATGCTTATGATGTGCAGAAAACCACATCAAAATCAGATGATATTCTTCCCCAGACAGCTG AAGGATGTACGTGTCCGGCCCCCCCAACTGTACCCGATATGTCTACTCCAGTTTCTCAGCTGGATACGCAGTTTACAGACACACAGGTACATGAATTACTGTTAAGGCAACAGCATATTCGTGTACTATTAGAAAGTTGTCCCGATGAAGCTGATATTGATCTACTGGTTCATACAAATATAACGAAACAGAACAAAACACCTACAACCTCAGTGGTAATGTTTTTACAATCATTGTATTTTTCATTCTAG
- the LOC103639626 gene encoding uncharacterized protein isoform X2, whose amino-acid sequence MPTNTNVTPKATPHMDPDAPIFDATPQIKSTGGVQQVAETDLPDSGPCFDQTPSEHVYVETDPATNTPQVGQASLDSEMQTVLALREYLCGLQSDTGRTIIDYGEYSATCSDIYESFADGKCLDNGFMQCFIQCVIHDAKNQQTSMSSNSLVLDVNVGSILNFEEQERHSRNPQPFDESVLHTLLDNSLPETDELDQYKAVTILFHNPNTIPFKCNISHCYAFVSYPVNFMLFLHGQIMVPMVSRGHWTLYVVNKVKKCIHILDSNPYGPTLGGTTWKDYHFAHLGSGGRKLPWAKVIMSRLNKAIQHVRPSSCFPKFGNFTIDLCQNCPNMVAGSNDCGFYVMGYILFYQCDEGSLRSDIEAGNTSEIRSLALHYITFHPKNKALSLLQDIQRFKV is encoded by the exons ATGCCGACCAATACAAACGTCACTCCTAAAGCAACACCACACATGGATCCTGACGCGCCGATATTTGATGCGACACCGCAAATCAAG TCTACTGGCGGCGTACAACAAGTGGCAGAAACAGACTTGCCTGACAGTGGTCCATGCtttgatcagactccatctgaACAT GTTTATGTTGAAACCGATCCAGCTACAAACACTCCACAGGTTGGCCAGGCTTCTCTTGATTCGGAGATGCAAACTGTGTTAGCTCTACGCGAATATTTGTGTGGTCTGCAATCTGACACCGGCAG GACCATAATAGATTATGGTGAATATTCAGCGACATGTTCTGACATATATGAATCTTTTGCCGATGGGAAGTGTCTCGACAATGGATTCATGCAGTGTTTCATCCAATGTGTTATTCATGATGCAAAAAATCAGCAGACTTCCATGAGTTCAAACAGTTTGGTTCTTGATGTTAATGTTGGG TCAATACTCAACTTTGAGGAACAGGAACGACACAGTCGCAATCCTCAACCTTTTGATGAATCTGTACTCCACACACTTCTAGATAATTCATTGCCTGAGACAGATGAGTTGGACCAATACAAAGCGGTAACAATCCTATTTCATAATCCAAACACAATTCCTTTTAAATGTAACATATCACATTGTTATGCTTTTGTAAGTTACCCTGTTAATTTTATGCTTTTTTTACACGGTCAGATCATGGTCCCCATGGTAAGCAGGGGGCATTGGACATTGTATGTTGTCAACAAGGTCAAGAAGTGCATTCATATTTTAGATTCCAACCCATATGGACCAACACTTGGTGGAACTACATGGAAGGACTATCATTTTGCACATTTGGGCTCAGGTGGCAGAAAGTTACCCTGGGCTAAGGTTATTATGAGCAGATTAAACAAAGCAATACAACATGTGCGGCCCAGTTCATGTTTTCCCAAGTTTGGTAACTTCACAATTGACTTGTGCCAAAATTGTCCTAACATGGTAGCTGGATCAAATGACTGTGGTTTTTATGTCATGGGTTACATTCTATTTTATCAATGCGACGAAGGATCTTTGCGGTCAGACATAGAAgca GGCAACACCAGTGAGATACGGTCTCTTGCGCTGCATTACATCACATTCCACCCGAAGAACAAAGCATTATCGCTGCTCCAAGACATCCAAAGATTCAAGGTCTAA